In the Malaya genurostris strain Urasoe2022 chromosome 1, Malgen_1.1, whole genome shotgun sequence genome, one interval contains:
- the LOC131429096 gene encoding protein artichoke, with protein sequence MSARWLLLFLATAAAIAAYVHAWRPCSELDAALKLPCRCNIEAVGNNSQYGFIAIDCERTALSNSIPANLPVISFSHRSSGLTSIPDLSPLSASIRRLDYSNNGIRSLPDKSFSAIGEYIVELRLSNNLLGDNLNPIFSTTELQTLKNLRVLDLSYNKLMALDEGIFVGCRKLQEISLDGNKLSTVPATSFKDLPALRQISLKNNLIENVSSESFTLANKLERIDLRFNRIHSLKPNSFANLQTMKELLLAGNLISVIDERTFMGADSIQKLDLSDNLIEEFPTAALSSIESLKVLNLSLNNIDKLESKHLQQLRNLQILDISRNVITSVLPGTFREQALLKYLDLSLNSLRTIEDDAFEGLDNLQTLILRDNNIFLIPGSALGRLPRLSNLYLDYNRVAALSSSILKSIQPENIRYLSLSRNVIRELPADSFTSFKKLIYLDISGNSLGVISEDTFAGLDNTLLEIKMSYNKISTFRKIILPKLRRLDISSNSIDDLAVDAFHGLSNLLYLNMSTNEHISQITRTMIYPLTKLQVIDISNCGLKVIQSDLFHNNTELRIVLLSHNNLKVLEENTFMTLNNLFSVDLSQNELISIKPRTFVNTINLRTLNLRGNKLKEFKPDHFTSETAMEVIDLSENEISVFSPNAFKIHPRLRRIVLAKNKIQRFTPDLVNTLNFLEVIDLSENQLTMIDQLDFARLANLRELYFANNQIEILSDMAFHNSTQLHILDLSSNKLERLTERSFEGMIRLERLDLSHNVLQELPEGIFDRSRVQKVENLILTNNSFRLIPFTALKDQHDHIYTLDMSYNQLKDIPSTNTYMVMVNIKNIDFSFNPLSDQAIKLLLEQPKTARQLNLAHTGIERLPILETPYLQMLNLSMNNISVVNDRVFDKTTLLEELDLSSNNIENIDAMKLVWPKLTLLNYLDISLNPIKSIVAHAFDSLNALRTLKIRDLSQITRLEKNAFKPLNSLSTLEAFNFVKLGYIDVQGILQELPSLASIDIDVKDSVLESDQLQVIDHPKLNHLGLYGYMLQSLSSGSFAGLRNKMLSVSLKNTSLTSLPPALLLPLPRSSHIDLDISGSRITTLTQPFLSSMDDRKNSLSIAGLSANPIQCDCQARAFRRWIMAAKIVDVRCSSPENVQGRLLVEVGDNELVCEQKKSMTTTTTSTTTSRTSTITFTNYTSIYTQVITKATPTTEQDIIWSVAPTSKAKTKTKMPPRQQMPITNDDTLIIGIVVAVIVFIFLVILISCICRVRWSNDTYRGPPIGLSTMHPNGMQVNYKSGKGTPIYPMVAPYGQNYATLPYKQSSSPDAQPRPNYSTIGRIPYQYQNQHVMAPGSHHSAASLHSVHSGQNPYMAYQDDKAYR encoded by the exons ATGTCCGCGAGATGGTTACTACTCTTTCTGGCCACAGCCGCTGCCATCGCCGCCTACGTGCACGCCTGGCGTCCGTGTTCCGAGTTGGATGCTGCTCTGAAACTGCCTTGCAG ATGCAACATCGAAGCAGTTGGTAACAACAGCCAGTATGGGTTCATCGCCATCGATTGCGAACGAACTGCCCTGTCTAATAGCATACCGGCCAATTTGCCGGTTATATCCTTTTCCCATCGAAGCAGTGGACTTACATCGATCCCA GATTTATCACCGCTAAGTGCTTCCATTAGGAGGCTAGATTATTCCAACAATGGAATTCGATCGTTGCCGGACAAGTCCTTTTCTGCAATCGGG GAATACATAGTGGAGCTACGTTTATCGAACAACCTGCTGGGAGACAACCTGAATCCAATCTTTTCTACAACCGAGCTACAAACGTTGAAGAATCTCAGAGTCCTGGATCTCTCCTACAACAAACTGATGGCATTAGATGAGGGTATCTTCGTAGGCTGTCGAAAACTACAAGAAATCTCACTCGATGGTAATAAACTATCAACGGTTCCAGCGACATCGTTCAAGGATTTACCAGCTTTGAGACAAATCTCATTGAAGAACAACTTGATCGAGAATGTTTCCTCCGAATCGTTCACACTTGCTaacaaattagagcgaattgaTTTACGCTTCAATAGAATTCACAGTTTGAAGCCAAATTCTTTCGCGAATTTGCAGACAATGAAGGAATTATTACTGGCGGGAAATTTGATTAGCGTGATCGATGAGCGAACATTCATGGGTGCTGATTCGATTCAAAAACTGGATTTGTCTGATAACTTGATCGAAGAATTCCCTACCGCTGCGCTAAGTTCTATAGAATCGTTGAAAGTGTTGAATCTTTCTTTGAACAACATTGACAAACTAGAATCGAAACACTTGCAGCAGTTGCGTAATCTCCAGATATTGGATATCAGTAGGAATGTAATCACATCCGTATTACCGGGAACATTTCGCGAGCAAGCTCTTCTGAAATATCTGGACCTCAGTCTGAACTCCTTGCGAACTATCGAAGATGACGCCTTCGAAGGCTTAGACAACCTGCAGACGTTGATTCTACGGGATAATAATATCTTCCTCATTCCCGGTAGTGCACTAGGAAGATTACCTCGGCTTTCAAATTTATACTTGGACTACAATCGGGTGGCAGCTTTGTCATCGAGCATTCTAAAATCGATACAACCAGAGAATATCCGATATCTGTCTTTGTCGCGAAACGTCATTCGTGAGCTACCCGCTGATAGCTTCACCTCCTTTAAAAAGCTTATCTATCTCGACATTTCCGGAAATAGTCTGGGAGTGATCAGCGAAGATACGTTCGCTGGACTAGACAATACACTGCTTGAGATTAAAATGTCGTACAATAAGATTTCAACGTTCCGTAAAATAATCCTTCCCAAGCTGCGACGGCTTGACATCAGTTCGAATAGTATCGATGACCTTGCCGTAGATGCATTCCATGGATTGAGCAACCTGCTCTATTTGAACATGAGCACAAACGAACACATTTCGCAGATCACGAGAACTATGATCTATCCATTAACGAAACTTCAGGTTATCGACATTAGCAATTGCGGTCTGAAAGTTATACAGTCCGATCTGTTCCACAACAACACCGAACTGCGAATTGTGCTGTTGAGTCACAATAATTTGAAAGTGTTGGAAGAGAACACCTTTATGACATTAAACAATCTATTCAGCGTAGACTTGTCACAAAACGAACTCATTTCCATCAAACCTCGCACTTTCGTCAACACAATCAACCTTAGAACATTGAATCTGCGTGGTAACAAGTTGAAGGAATTCAAACCAGATCATTTTACCAGCGAAACCGCTATGGAAGTGATCGATCTTTCGGAGAACGAAATAAGCGTGTTTTCTCCCAATGCATTTAAGATTCATCCACGTTTGCGCCGTATTGTTCTAGCAAAGAATAAAATTCAAAGATTTACTCCCGACCTGGTTAACACACTCAATTTCTTGGAAGTAATCGACTTAAGTGAGAATCAATTGACCATGATCGATCAACTAGATTTTGCTAGGTTGGCGAATCTACGGGAACTGTACTTTGCTAACAATCAGATAGAAATTCTAAGTGATATGGCTTTCCACAACTCAACTCAGTTGCATATCCTAGATCTGAGCAGCAATAAGTTGGAACGGTTAACTGAGCGATCTTTCGAAGGGATGATTAGACTGGAAAGGTTGGATTTAAGTCACAACGTATTGCAAGAACTGCCGGAAGGAATTTTCGATAGAAGTCGCGTTCAAAAAGTGGAAAATTTAATTCTAACCAACAATAGCTTCCGATTGATTCCATTCACGGCATTAAAGGATCAACACGACCATATTTATACGCTGGACATGAGCTATAACCAGTTAAAGGATATTCCATCGACGAACACTTACATGGTGATGGTCAATATTAAGAATATTGATTTCTCTTTCAATCCTTTATCGGACCAGGCAATTAAATTGTTACTCGAACAGCCAAAAACGGCACGTCAGCTGAATCTGGCACATACCGGTATTGAAAGGTTGCCAATTCTTGAAACGCCGTATCTACAGATGTTGAATCTGTCTATGAACAATATCAGTGTTGTGAATGATCGCGTGTTTGATAAAACTACGCTACTGGAAGAGCTCGATCTTTCATCCAACAATATCGAGAACATCGATGCGATGAAGCTAGTGTGGCCAAAGTTGACTTTGTTAAACTATTTGGACATCTCGTTGAATCCAATCAAGTCTATCGTAGCGCATGCCTTTGACTCTCTGAATGCCCTGAGAACACTTAAAATTAGGGATCTCTCACAGATAACAAGACTGGAAAAAAATGCCTTCAAACCCCTGAACAGTCTTTCGACGTTGGAAGCGTTCAACTTTGTTAAATTGGGTTATATCGATGTGCAAGGTATTCTGCAAGAACTTCCCTCGTTAGCATCAATTGATATCGATGTTAAAGATTCGGTACTGGAATCCGATCAGCTACAGGTTATTGATCATCCCAAGCTAAACCATTTGGGATTGTACGGGTACATGTTACAGAGTCTATCCTCGGGAAGTTTCGCAGGTCTCCGGAATAAAATGCTAAGTGTTAGTCTCAAAAACACTTCGTTGACATCTTTGCCTCCAGCACTCCTTCTTCCTTTACCGCGATCATCGCATATCGATCTGGATATATCAGGTTCAAGAATAACCACTCTTACTCAACCATTTTTGAGTTCGATGGACGATCGAAAAAATAGTTTGTCGATTGCTGGATTGAGTGCTAATCCGATTCAATGCGACTGTCAAGCAAGAGCTTTCCGTAGATGGATTATGGCTGCCAAGATAGTTGATGTCCGATGTTCCTCTCCAGAGAACGTGCAAGGACGACTTTTAGTAGAAGTTGGTGATAACGAGTTGGTATGTGAACAGAAGAAATCAATGACAACtacaacaacatcaacaacaacgaGTCGTACATCAACAATCACGTTCACAAACTACACATCCATCTACACTCAGGTAATCACGAAAGCTACACCAACTACCGAGCAAGACATCATTTGGAGTGTGGCACCAACATCAAAAGCAAAGACCAAAACAAAAATGCCTCCAAGGCAGCAGATGCCAATCACTAATGATGACACTCTAATAATAGGAATCGTTGTGGCAGTAATTGTCTTTATCTTTTTGGTGATACTCATTAGTTGCATTTGTCGAGTGCGGTGGAGCAATGACACCTACCGTGGCCCACCAATCGGATTATCGACTATGCATCCAAATGGAATGCAAGTTAATTACAAGAGTGGAAAGGGTACCCCTATCTACCCAATGGTGGCACCATATGGTCAAAATTATGCTACACTTCCATACAAACAGAGCTCTTCGCCAGATGCACAACCACGACCAAATTACTCTACAATTGGTCGGATCCCTTATCAGTACCAAAATCAGCACGTGATGGCACCAGGTTCCCATCACTCTGCGGCTTCTCTGCATTCAGTTCATTCGGGCCAGAATCCCTACATGGCATACCAGGATGACAAAGCCTACCGATAG
- the LOC131429120 gene encoding uncharacterized protein LOC131429120, translated as MMDRRAAQTIMDQSAGELLERKISECIASKDWRKVINIGQASSFEERVKYLWVWPLEKDLEKIHACFSRFDINRLLSIGCGTGLLEWLIHSATGIHISGVELDERWWRSKYATKTYIPLVFAETQCNVIQGQPLWDSIMFCYFNNGPAFCEYMDNFNGKYVIIVGPRDGQGIHTDPLPSRVNFPHGQYWERCCEMQIGSENLNCIVIYRRQ; from the coding sequence ATGATGGACAGACGTGCGGCACAAACAATAATGGATCAAAGCGCGGGCGAGCTACTAGAGCGTAAAATAAGTGAGTGCATTGCCTCTAAGGATTGGAGAAAAGTAATTAACATTGGACAGGCATCATCGTTTGAAGAGCGCGTGAAATATCTTTGGGTTTGGCCATTGGAAAAGGATCTTGAGAAGATACATGCTTGCTTTAGTCGGTTCGACATAAACAGGTTACTCAGTATCGGCTGTGGAACGGGTTTACTAGAGTGGCTGATCCATAGTGCAACTGGTATCCACATATCAGGCGTCGAATTAGATGAACGCTGGTGGAGGTCGAAGTATGCAACGAAaacttacattcctttggtattTGCGGAAACTCAGTGCAACGTGATTCAAGGCCAACCCCTTTGGGATTCGATAATGTTCTGCTATTTCAATAATGGCCCAGCATTCTGTGAATATATGGATAACTTCAATGGTAAATATGTGATCATTGTTGGACCTAGAGATGGTCAAGGAATTCATACCGATCCGTTACCTTCCCGGGTAAATTTTCCACACGGTCAGTATTGGGAACGCTGTTGTGAAATGCAGATAGGAagtgaaaatttgaactgcattgtTATATACAGAAgacaatga